A single genomic interval of Peribacillus sp. FSL H8-0477 harbors:
- a CDS encoding YaaL family protein encodes MFFRRKGWLRNEYDQKLIEQLELLKKEWLYQKSMLEKSVDPSQDAILQTKLAEIKYFYLFKEAKQRRVSLRR; translated from the coding sequence TTGTTCTTTCGACGAAAAGGTTGGCTTCGTAATGAGTATGACCAAAAACTAATTGAACAACTAGAACTATTAAAGAAAGAGTGGCTGTATCAAAAGTCTATGCTGGAAAAAAGCGTCGATCCCTCACAAGATGCCATTCTGCAGACTAAGCTTGCAGAGATAAAGTACTTTTATCTGTTTAAAGAAGCCAAACAAAGAAGAGTTAGCCTTCGGAGATGA